One genomic window of Pseudomonas chlororaphis subsp. piscium includes the following:
- a CDS encoding LysR family transcriptional regulator, translated as MNFSSDSIQLFLAVLERGSFSAAARALGKVPSAVSMGIANLEAELGYPLFDRSHREPVPTAMANALAPHARLIAEQLKHLQVHAVELSLGLESRLSIGVVEDIDKSRVLAAIKLIAERHPLLDIEVLSAPQDDVLQLLHTGRIAVGVAFAGLSLNVLEYFQYVGSERMIACISARHPLPEAPDATLYLEELVNVRQVVVASRDLPIRDTRPLIAESYWRTDSLAMALDMVESGIGWGNFPLSVIAPLLKAGRFKRLTFKNIDNGLLLPVHAVWLKNQPLQKAAQAFVQLLGGQDPALAPEVHAEVRP; from the coding sequence ATGAATTTCTCCAGCGACAGCATCCAGTTGTTTCTCGCCGTGCTCGAGCGCGGTTCGTTTTCCGCGGCGGCCAGGGCCCTGGGCAAGGTGCCGTCGGCGGTGAGCATGGGCATCGCCAACCTCGAGGCGGAGCTGGGATATCCCTTGTTCGATCGCAGCCATCGCGAGCCGGTGCCCACCGCCATGGCCAACGCCCTGGCGCCCCACGCGCGGCTGATCGCCGAGCAGCTCAAGCACCTGCAGGTACATGCGGTGGAGCTGTCCCTGGGGCTGGAAAGCCGGCTGTCCATCGGCGTGGTCGAGGACATCGACAAGTCCCGGGTGCTGGCGGCGATCAAGCTGATCGCCGAGCGTCATCCGTTGCTCGATATCGAGGTGCTGAGCGCGCCCCAGGACGATGTGCTGCAGCTGCTGCACACTGGCCGGATCGCGGTCGGCGTGGCTTTCGCCGGGCTCAGCCTGAACGTGCTGGAGTATTTCCAGTACGTCGGCAGCGAACGGATGATCGCCTGCATTTCCGCGCGCCATCCCTTACCCGAGGCGCCGGACGCCACCCTCTATCTGGAGGAACTGGTCAACGTCCGCCAGGTGGTGGTCGCCAGTCGCGACCTGCCGATCCGCGATACCCGGCCGCTGATCGCCGAGTCCTACTGGCGCACCGACAGCCTGGCCATGGCCCTAGACATGGTCGAGTCCGGCATCGGCTGGGGCAACTTCCCGCTGTCGGTGATCGCGCCCTTGCTCAAGGCTGGAAGGTTCAAGCGCCTGACCTTCAAGAACATCGACAACGGCCTGCTGCTGCCGGTGCACGCGGTGTGGCTGAAGAACCAGCCGCTGCAAAAGGCTGCCCAGGCCTTTGTGCAGTTGCTGGGTGGGCAGGATCCGGCGCTGGCGCCGGAGGTTCATGCAGAGGTGAGGCCGTGA
- a CDS encoding PACE efflux transporter, which produces MQGIKRKLVYVSLFEVFGMTFSALGLALLSGTSPSSTGPLAVVITSIAVTWNFIYTSLFERWESRQVSRTRTVKRRIAHAVGFQLTLILFLIPLIAWWMHISLVQAFLLDLALILFIPCYTFVFNWLFDRVFGLPASALPDPA; this is translated from the coding sequence ATGCAAGGCATCAAGCGCAAACTGGTTTACGTGTCACTGTTCGAGGTGTTCGGCATGACCTTCTCGGCCCTGGGCCTGGCCTTGCTGTCCGGCACCTCGCCGAGCAGCACCGGCCCGCTGGCGGTGGTGATCACCAGCATCGCGGTGACCTGGAACTTCATCTACACCAGCCTGTTCGAGCGCTGGGAAAGCCGCCAGGTCTCGCGGACCCGCACGGTCAAGCGGCGGATCGCCCACGCCGTGGGTTTCCAGCTGACGCTGATCCTGTTCCTGATTCCGTTGATCGCCTGGTGGATGCACATCAGCCTGGTGCAGGCCTTCCTGCTGGACCTGGCGCTGATCCTGTTCATCCCCTGCTACACCTTCGTCTTCAACTGGCTGTTCGACCGGGTGTTCGGCCTGCCGGCGTCGGCGCTGCCGGATCCGGCCTGA
- a CDS encoding glutathione S-transferase family protein: MGTLRILGKASSINVRKVLWTCEELGLPYEREDWGSGFQSTHTAEFLKLNPNAQVPVLIDDAGALWESNSICRYLTSKVTGQTLLPGEPRARALVEQWMDWQATELNPAWSYAFVALVRQNPDFQDPQRIAAGIRGWNDKMALLEQQLASTGAYVLGSQFSLADIVLGLSVHRWAMAPIEHPDFPAVAAYYQRLSERPAFLLHGRNGIP, encoded by the coding sequence ATGGGAACCCTGAGAATTCTCGGTAAAGCCTCGTCGATCAACGTCAGAAAGGTGCTGTGGACCTGTGAGGAACTGGGCCTGCCCTACGAACGCGAGGATTGGGGCAGCGGCTTCCAGTCGACCCACACAGCGGAGTTTCTCAAGCTCAACCCCAATGCCCAGGTGCCGGTGCTGATCGATGACGCCGGCGCGCTCTGGGAATCCAACAGCATCTGCCGTTACCTGACCAGCAAGGTCACCGGGCAAACGCTGCTGCCCGGCGAGCCTCGGGCCCGAGCGCTGGTGGAGCAATGGATGGACTGGCAGGCCACGGAACTCAACCCCGCATGGAGCTACGCCTTCGTTGCCCTGGTCCGGCAGAACCCGGACTTCCAGGACCCGCAGCGGATCGCCGCCGGCATTCGCGGCTGGAACGACAAGATGGCCCTGCTTGAACAGCAACTGGCGAGTACCGGGGCCTATGTGCTCGGCTCGCAGTTCAGCCTGGCCGATATCGTCCTCGGGCTGTCGGTGCATCGCTGGGCCATGGCGCCCATCGAACATCCGGACTTCCCCGCCGTCGCCGCCTACTACCAACGCCTCAGCGAGCGTCCGGCCTTCCTGCTGCATGGACGCAATGGCATTCCCTGA
- a CDS encoding MFS transporter: protein MSSLAPTVATDGLDPVRAADISARIDRLPAVATVWRLVALLSIGGFFELYDLFQTAYISPGLIRDGIFATGSQGVFGFSDQAAFASATFLGLFLGASLLSPIADRFGRRAIFTFALIWYTGATVLMGVQTSALGIIGMRFLVGIGLGIELVTIDAYLSELVPKHMRSSAFAFAFFVQFLSVPAVALMSWWLVPQDPFGIAGWRWVVLASAVFALFIWWLRSRLPESPRWLAQHGRFAEAERIMDGIEARCAKDHGKPLDTPQPEPLGVQGAGRFADIWQPPYRRRALMLIVFHVFQAIGFFGFGNWLPALLSGQGVSVTHSLMYAFIITLAYPLGPLLFVKFANRFENKWQIVGSALGAMTFGTLFAWQSTALGLIVCGVMITFCNAWLSFSYHSYQSELFPTNIRARAVGFCYSFSRLSTVFSSLLIGFFLDRFGTPGVLAFIVSSMLIVMFTIGRFGPRTRNLALENIAHP from the coding sequence ATGTCGTCCCTCGCCCCCACCGTCGCTACCGACGGCCTCGACCCGGTCCGCGCCGCCGATATCTCCGCCCGCATCGATCGTCTGCCCGCCGTCGCCACGGTCTGGCGCCTGGTGGCGCTGCTGTCCATTGGCGGTTTCTTCGAGCTGTATGACCTGTTCCAGACCGCCTATATCAGCCCCGGCCTGATCCGCGACGGGATCTTCGCCACCGGCAGCCAGGGCGTGTTCGGTTTCTCCGACCAGGCGGCCTTCGCCTCGGCGACCTTTCTCGGCCTGTTCCTCGGCGCCAGCCTGCTGAGCCCGATCGCCGACCGCTTCGGGCGCCGGGCGATCTTCACCTTCGCCCTGATCTGGTACACCGGCGCCACGGTGCTGATGGGCGTGCAGACCTCGGCCCTGGGGATCATCGGCATGCGCTTTCTGGTGGGCATCGGCCTGGGCATCGAGCTGGTGACCATCGACGCCTACCTCTCCGAGCTGGTGCCCAAGCACATGCGCAGTTCGGCCTTCGCCTTTGCCTTTTTCGTGCAGTTTCTCTCGGTGCCGGCGGTGGCGCTGATGTCCTGGTGGCTGGTGCCGCAGGACCCGTTCGGCATCGCCGGCTGGCGCTGGGTGGTATTGGCCAGCGCGGTGTTCGCGCTGTTTATCTGGTGGCTGCGTTCCCGCCTGCCGGAGTCGCCGCGCTGGCTGGCCCAGCATGGGCGCTTCGCCGAGGCCGAGCGGATCATGGACGGCATCGAGGCACGCTGCGCCAAGGATCACGGCAAGCCGCTGGACACCCCGCAGCCCGAGCCCCTCGGCGTCCAGGGCGCGGGGCGTTTCGCCGATATCTGGCAACCGCCCTATCGGCGCCGGGCGCTGATGCTGATCGTGTTCCATGTGTTCCAGGCCATCGGCTTCTTCGGTTTCGGCAACTGGCTGCCGGCGTTGCTCTCGGGCCAGGGCGTGAGCGTCACCCACAGCCTGATGTACGCCTTCATCATCACCCTCGCCTATCCGCTGGGGCCGCTGCTGTTCGTCAAGTTCGCCAACCGCTTCGAGAACAAGTGGCAGATTGTTGGCTCGGCCCTCGGCGCCATGACCTTCGGCACCCTGTTCGCCTGGCAGAGCACGGCTTTGGGGCTGATCGTCTGCGGGGTGATGATCACCTTCTGCAACGCCTGGCTGAGCTTCAGTTACCACTCCTATCAAAGCGAGCTGTTCCCCACCAATATCCGCGCCCGGGCGGTGGGTTTCTGCTACTCGTTCAGCCGCCTGTCGACGGTGTTCAGCAGCCTGCTGATCGGCTTTTTCCTCGACCGCTTCGGCACGCCCGGGGTCCTGGCGTTCATCGTCAGCAGCATGCTGATCGTGATGTTCACCATCGGCCGTTTCGGCCCGCGTACCCGCAACCTGGCCCTGGAGAACATCGCCCATCCTTGA
- a CDS encoding LysR family transcriptional regulator: MMNLMHWRMLVAVADTGNITRAAERVGMTQSGASQALALLEDSLGVQLFTRENRQTLPTAVGEQVVEQARLMLAALQNIRDTADACRDIQRGTIRLASFPMVLATFLPPLLRRFKQLYPGIQVVALEVSDDEVEALLEARLIDVGVLLNPAPERSVGLLGRDAWVAVLPAGHALARRGQEQGVTLQELVSQPFVLATGGCSVNARSLAADAGLELADVRVEVREWSSAFTLVREQVGLTLVPQMTLPEQRHGLCVLPLDVPIPRTFALVLAEGSEPSPALRALLDMLAQG; this comes from the coding sequence ATGATGAACCTGATGCACTGGCGCATGCTGGTGGCCGTGGCGGATACCGGCAACATCACCCGCGCCGCCGAGCGGGTCGGCATGACCCAGTCCGGCGCCAGCCAGGCCCTGGCGCTGCTCGAAGACAGCCTGGGCGTGCAGCTGTTCACCCGGGAGAACCGCCAGACCCTGCCCACTGCCGTCGGCGAACAGGTGGTCGAACAGGCGCGGCTGATGCTCGCGGCGTTGCAGAACATCCGCGACACCGCGGACGCCTGCCGGGACATTCAGCGCGGCACCATTCGCCTGGCGAGTTTCCCCATGGTGCTGGCGACTTTCCTGCCGCCGCTGCTACGACGCTTCAAGCAGCTGTATCCGGGCATCCAGGTGGTGGCGCTGGAGGTCAGCGACGACGAGGTCGAGGCCTTGCTCGAAGCGCGATTGATCGATGTCGGGGTGCTGCTCAATCCTGCGCCCGAGCGCAGCGTCGGCCTGCTGGGACGCGATGCCTGGGTGGCGGTGCTGCCGGCTGGGCATGCCCTGGCGCGCCGCGGTCAGGAGCAGGGCGTGACCTTGCAGGAGCTGGTGAGCCAACCCTTCGTGCTGGCCACCGGCGGCTGTTCGGTGAATGCCCGCAGCCTGGCGGCGGATGCCGGCCTGGAGCTGGCGGATGTGCGGGTCGAGGTGCGGGAGTGGAGCAGCGCCTTCACCCTGGTCCGCGAGCAGGTGGGGCTGACCCTGGTGCCGCAGATGACCTTGCCGGAGCAACGCCATGGGTTGTGCGTACTGCCCTTGGACGTGCCGATCCCGCGCACCTTTGCCCTGGTGCTGGCCGAGGGCAGCGAGCCGTCGCCGGCGCTGCGGGCCTTGCTCGATATGCTGGCCCAGGGCTGA
- the gstA gene encoding glutathione transferase GstA gives MNLYFSPNACSLAPHIVLRELALPFNLVRVDNRNKTTADGADFLAINPKGYVAALELKDGQVLTEGPAILQYLADLKPHTGLAPANGSWQRVRLQEMLNFVSSEIHGGLGWLFNTEFPEATQALIRQKLFKRLALLDRRLEQQSYLLGEAFGVADAYLFTVLRWTAGFAIDLEQWPALSRFQARIAQREAVQAALTAETAL, from the coding sequence ATGAACCTGTATTTCTCGCCCAACGCCTGCTCGCTGGCCCCGCATATCGTGCTGCGCGAGCTGGCCCTGCCGTTCAATCTGGTCCGGGTCGACAACCGCAACAAGACCACGGCCGACGGCGCCGACTTCCTGGCGATCAATCCCAAGGGGTATGTGGCGGCGCTGGAACTGAAGGACGGCCAGGTGCTGACCGAAGGGCCGGCGATCCTGCAATACCTGGCCGACCTCAAGCCGCACACGGGCCTGGCACCGGCCAACGGCAGCTGGCAACGGGTGCGTTTGCAAGAGATGCTCAACTTCGTCTCCAGCGAGATCCATGGCGGCCTCGGCTGGCTGTTCAATACAGAGTTTCCCGAAGCGACCCAAGCGCTGATCCGGCAGAAACTGTTCAAGCGCCTGGCGCTGCTGGACCGCAGGCTGGAGCAGCAGAGCTACCTGCTGGGCGAAGCCTTCGGCGTCGCCGACGCTTACCTGTTCACCGTGCTGCGCTGGACCGCCGGCTTTGCCATCGACCTGGAACAGTGGCCGGCGCTGTCGCGCTTCCAGGCCCGCATCGCCCAGCGCGAAGCGGTGCAAGCAGCGCTCACGGCCGAGACAGCCCTGTAG
- a CDS encoding HAL/PAL/TAL family ammonia-lyase — MIGLGPQGLALADLLRVARENAALQFTPATRQRIAAGHGLLRERMAAGDAIYGVTTGLGAAVDLTLTQPDDDLQRRIPLGRAVGIGRLATRTELRVMIAARLAGLAQGRSGISQASADSLLALLNAGIEPEVPLLGSLGESDLAPLAHLSLALLGEGWVHWRGERLPAREALQRNGLQPARLVDKDGLVLVSANAASIGLGALLLAEADQALDSLLAALALSCEGYRANLSPFQPWAARLRPAAGQAEQSAALLDLLEGSQLQQPDSARRLQDPLSFRCAGVVQGAARQAWAQLREHLQVELASGADNPALIDEQRQVLATANFDSTHLALAGEGLGLAVSRVAACSAERIAKLLSPASSELPRFLIERPGHVGMAALQRSAAALLAEIGHLANPLPAVCVPVADRVEDYAGQALAVIEKTRQLTQRLAWLASIELIVAAQAIDLRGPLQLGVGSTRIHRAVRSQVAFLDQDRPGSVDVLALTEFIQRGGLG; from the coding sequence ATGATCGGCCTGGGCCCGCAAGGCCTGGCGCTGGCTGACCTGCTGCGCGTTGCCCGCGAAAATGCGGCGCTGCAATTCACCCCGGCCACCCGGCAACGGATCGCCGCCGGTCATGGGTTGTTGCGGGAACGGATGGCCGCGGGCGACGCCATCTACGGCGTGACCACCGGCCTCGGCGCGGCGGTGGATCTGACCCTGACCCAGCCGGATGACGACCTGCAACGGCGGATCCCCCTGGGCCGGGCCGTGGGTATCGGGCGCCTGGCCACGCGGACCGAACTGCGGGTGATGATTGCCGCGCGCCTGGCCGGGCTGGCCCAGGGCCGCTCGGGGATCTCCCAGGCCAGCGCCGACAGCTTGCTGGCCTTGCTCAACGCCGGGATCGAACCCGAGGTGCCCTTGCTTGGCTCCCTGGGGGAAAGCGATCTGGCGCCATTGGCGCACCTGAGCCTGGCGCTGCTCGGCGAGGGCTGGGTGCACTGGCGCGGCGAGCGGCTGCCGGCGCGGGAGGCTTTGCAGCGCAATGGCCTGCAACCGGCACGGCTGGTAGACAAGGACGGCCTGGTGCTGGTCTCGGCGAATGCCGCGAGCATTGGCCTGGGCGCCCTGTTGCTGGCCGAGGCCGACCAGGCCCTGGACAGCCTGCTGGCGGCGCTGGCGCTGTCTTGCGAAGGTTATCGGGCGAACCTCAGTCCCTTCCAGCCCTGGGCTGCGCGCCTGCGGCCGGCGGCGGGCCAGGCCGAGCAATCGGCGGCGCTGCTGGACTTGCTGGAGGGCAGCCAGTTGCAGCAGCCAGACAGCGCCCGGCGCTTGCAGGATCCCTTGAGCTTTCGCTGTGCCGGCGTGGTGCAGGGCGCCGCGCGACAGGCTTGGGCGCAGCTGCGCGAGCATCTGCAGGTGGAACTGGCCAGCGGCGCCGATAACCCGGCATTAATCGACGAGCAGCGCCAGGTCCTGGCCACCGCCAATTTCGACAGCACCCACCTGGCGCTCGCGGGGGAAGGCCTGGGGCTGGCTGTGAGCCGGGTCGCCGCCTGTTCCGCCGAGCGCATCGCCAAGCTGCTGTCTCCAGCCTCCAGCGAACTGCCGCGCTTTCTCATCGAGCGACCCGGGCATGTCGGCATGGCCGCCTTGCAACGCAGTGCCGCGGCGCTGCTGGCGGAGATCGGCCATCTGGCCAATCCGCTGCCGGCAGTCTGCGTGCCGGTGGCCGATCGAGTGGAAGACTACGCCGGCCAGGCCCTGGCGGTGATCGAGAAAACCCGGCAACTGACCCAGCGCCTGGCCTGGCTGGCGAGCATCGAACTGATAGTCGCCGCCCAGGCCATCGACCTGCGCGGGCCCTTGCAACTGGGCGTCGGCAGCACCCGCATCCACCGTGCGGTGCGCAGCCAGGTGGCCTTTCTCGATCAGGATCGGCCGGGCTCGGTGGATGTGCTGGCCCTGACTGAATTTATTCAACGGGGAGGGCTGGGCTGA
- a CDS encoding ornithine cyclodeaminase family protein, producing MKPIYIDFLNGLDIAELALSNDEILAAIEASLALQGRGEAVIEPRTHLIPGGVINGHFNVLRGVLGGDIGHAGVKVVGDFVDNYRQGLPSELAILNLLDPATGVPQAILDASAITDMRTGAITAIGAKYLARPDSKALAHIGARGTAYWNVRLLDHLFDFEEIRVHSRREDSREAFAERLRRDLGKPVIVTHDWESAVRGADIVVEASRLNQPEPLLRTEWIKPGAFVVPYGTMSAVELSLTDIMDKLVVDDWGQCKGGMFGALRAHVEAGKLSEQTLHAELGQIVAGQRSGRQHAEENILFWHRGLSLSDIALGHALLQKARRLGIGQRLRFA from the coding sequence ATGAAACCCATCTATATCGATTTTCTCAACGGCCTGGACATCGCCGAGCTGGCCCTGAGCAACGACGAGATCCTCGCCGCCATCGAAGCCAGCCTGGCGCTCCAGGGCCGTGGCGAAGCGGTGATCGAGCCGCGCACCCACCTGATTCCCGGGGGCGTTATCAACGGCCATTTCAATGTGCTGCGCGGGGTGCTCGGTGGCGACATCGGCCACGCCGGGGTCAAGGTGGTGGGCGACTTCGTCGACAACTACCGCCAGGGCCTGCCGTCGGAACTGGCGATCCTCAACCTGCTGGACCCGGCCACCGGCGTGCCCCAGGCGATCCTTGATGCCTCGGCGATCACCGATATGCGCACCGGTGCGATCACCGCCATCGGCGCCAAGTACCTGGCCCGCCCGGACAGCAAGGCGCTGGCCCATATCGGCGCTCGCGGCACGGCGTACTGGAACGTGCGGCTGCTGGACCACCTGTTCGACTTCGAGGAAATCCGCGTGCACTCGCGTCGCGAAGACAGCCGCGAAGCCTTTGCCGAACGCCTGCGCCGCGACCTGGGCAAGCCGGTGATCGTCACCCACGACTGGGAGAGCGCGGTGCGCGGCGCGGACATTGTGGTCGAGGCGTCGCGGCTGAACCAGCCCGAACCGCTGCTGCGCACCGAGTGGATCAAGCCCGGTGCCTTTGTCGTGCCTTACGGCACCATGAGCGCGGTGGAGCTGTCGCTGACCGACATCATGGACAAGCTGGTGGTGGACGACTGGGGCCAGTGCAAGGGCGGGATGTTCGGTGCGCTGCGGGCCCACGTCGAGGCCGGCAAACTCAGTGAACAAACCCTGCACGCCGAGCTCGGGCAGATAGTCGCGGGCCAGCGTAGCGGCCGGCAGCATGCCGAAGAAAACATCCTGTTCTGGCACCGTGGCCTGAGCCTCAGCGATATCGCCCTGGGCCATGCCCTGCTGCAAAAGGCCCGGCGCCTGGGCATCGGCCAGCGGCTGCGTTTCGCATGA
- a CDS encoding aliphatic sulfonate ABC transporter substrate-binding protein produces MFKGFIVTLCLTLCAALVLAAEPGQLRIGYQKSSVSMVLAREHQLLEKALPGTQVQWIEFPGGPQLIEALNGGSVDVGNIGDIPPIFAQAAGIDLQYIGVEPSDGKTEAILLPKNSQAQSLADLKGKRVALLKGSSAHNFFLKSLQRAGLKLSDVSLVYLSPADARAAFEQGKLDAWVIWDPYYSAALLDGSARLLSDGQGLDSGGSFYIASGAFVRQHGAAVAPILKAFGAAQQLSFDQRDASIDSMTRILGLQRPVVESYFSHRSRSPLQGIDARVVASQQRTADLFLANHLIPKAVRIEQIVFKSE; encoded by the coding sequence ATGTTCAAAGGTTTTATCGTCACCCTGTGTCTCACGCTCTGCGCTGCGCTGGTCCTGGCCGCCGAGCCTGGGCAATTGCGGATCGGCTATCAGAAAAGCTCGGTGAGCATGGTCCTGGCTCGCGAGCACCAGTTGCTGGAGAAAGCCTTGCCGGGCACCCAGGTGCAATGGATCGAATTCCCCGGCGGCCCGCAACTGATCGAGGCACTGAACGGCGGCAGCGTGGATGTGGGCAATATCGGTGACATCCCGCCGATCTTTGCCCAGGCCGCGGGGATCGACTTGCAATACATCGGCGTCGAGCCCAGCGACGGCAAGACCGAAGCCATCCTGCTGCCCAAGAACAGCCAGGCGCAGAGCCTGGCCGACCTCAAGGGCAAGCGGGTGGCGCTGCTCAAGGGTTCCAGCGCGCACAATTTCTTCCTCAAGAGCCTGCAACGCGCCGGCCTGAAACTCAGCGACGTAAGCCTGGTGTACCTGTCGCCGGCCGATGCCCGCGCGGCGTTCGAGCAGGGCAAGCTGGACGCCTGGGTGATCTGGGATCCCTACTATTCGGCAGCCTTGCTCGACGGCAGCGCACGCCTGCTCAGCGATGGCCAGGGCCTGGATTCCGGCGGCAGCTTCTACATCGCCAGCGGTGCGTTCGTGCGTCAGCACGGCGCTGCCGTGGCGCCAATCCTCAAGGCCTTCGGCGCGGCCCAGCAGCTGTCCTTCGACCAGCGCGACGCCAGCATCGACAGCATGACGCGCATCCTCGGCCTGCAACGGCCGGTGGTGGAAAGCTACTTCAGCCATCGTTCGCGCTCGCCGCTGCAAGGCATCGATGCCCGGGTCGTGGCCAGCCAGCAACGCACCGCCGACCTGTTCCTCGCCAACCACTTGATCCCCAAGGCCGTGCGGATCGAGCAGATCGTATTCAAGAGCGAGTGA
- a CDS encoding ABC transporter substrate-binding protein has protein sequence MKIIKHLLGTSLLTFSLLAQQAPAADKPAPIHFGDITWESGSLITEVLRLIVEKGYGYPTETLPGSTVSLEAALAKNDIQVIGEEWAGRSPAWVKAEAEGKVFGLGDTVKGATEGWWVPEYVIKGDAERGIKPLAPELKSVADLARYKEVFRDPEDPGRGRFLNSPTGWTSEIVNSQKLKAYGLSDSFVNFRTGSGAALDAEVSSSIRRGKPVLFYYWSPTPLLGKFKLVKLEEPAFNAEAWKTLADASNPHPQGTRSMPAHLAIGVSAPFKAQYPELVSFFEKVDLPIDLLNRTLGQMSETRQPPRQVAEAFLREQPQVWQGWVPSEIASRVSAAL, from the coding sequence ATGAAGATCATCAAACACCTGCTCGGCACCTCGCTGCTGACTTTCAGCCTGCTGGCCCAGCAGGCGCCAGCGGCGGACAAGCCGGCGCCGATCCACTTCGGCGACATCACCTGGGAAAGCGGCAGCCTGATCACCGAGGTGCTGCGGCTGATCGTCGAGAAGGGCTACGGCTATCCGACCGAGACCCTGCCCGGCAGCACGGTCAGCCTCGAAGCGGCGCTTGCCAAGAACGATATCCAGGTGATTGGCGAAGAGTGGGCCGGGCGCAGTCCGGCCTGGGTCAAGGCCGAAGCCGAGGGCAAGGTGTTCGGCCTGGGCGATACGGTCAAGGGCGCCACCGAAGGCTGGTGGGTGCCGGAATACGTGATCAAGGGCGATGCCGAGCGCGGTATCAAGCCGCTGGCGCCGGAGCTGAAATCGGTGGCTGACCTGGCACGCTACAAGGAGGTGTTCCGCGATCCGGAAGACCCGGGCCGTGGGCGCTTTCTCAACAGCCCCACTGGCTGGACCTCGGAAATCGTCAACAGCCAGAAGCTCAAGGCCTATGGGCTGAGCGACAGCTTCGTGAACTTCCGCACCGGTTCCGGCGCGGCCCTGGATGCCGAGGTCAGCTCATCGATCCGCCGCGGCAAACCGGTGCTGTTCTATTACTGGTCGCCGACGCCGCTACTGGGCAAGTTCAAGCTGGTGAAGCTGGAGGAGCCAGCCTTCAACGCCGAGGCCTGGAAGACCCTGGCCGATGCCAGCAACCCCCATCCGCAGGGCACCCGGTCGATGCCGGCGCACCTGGCCATCGGCGTGTCCGCGCCGTTCAAGGCGCAGTACCCGGAGCTGGTGAGTTTCTTTGAAAAGGTCGACCTGCCGATCGACCTGCTGAACCGCACCCTGGGCCAGATGAGCGAAACCCGCCAGCCACCGCGCCAGGTCGCCGAGGCCTTCCTGCGCGAGCAGCCGCAGGTCTGGCAAGGCTGGGTGCCGAGCGAAATCGCCAGCCGCGTCAGCGCCGCCCTGTAA